Proteins encoded by one window of Anopheles maculipalpis chromosome 2RL, idAnoMacuDA_375_x, whole genome shotgun sequence:
- the LOC126568031 gene encoding trehalase isoform X2 — MSEIYCHGDLLKTVQMSEIYADSKTFVDMKMKQSPNETLDSFHEFMTAQNNSPTKAKLQEWVELNFDKPGAEFEVWTPDDWTAKPKFLERIKDADLRQFASDLNKIWHDLGRKMTTDVALNPDLYSIIHVDNPVIVPGGRFREFYYWDSYWIVKGLLLSEMYTTTKGMLENFLSIIQRYGFIPNGGRIYYSMRSQPPLLCGMFKAYVEATNDTKFAMDSVEILEREFQFFMNNYVTEVNNHQLATYGYKSSGPRPESYREDVLSAAIFEREEDKQDYYCELKAAAESGMDFSSRWFIKDGTNSGNLTDLKCRSIVAVELNAILYWNALIIAEFYGYRNDINSIAKKEEYLAKADELKKAINAVLWDEKEGAWFDYDLINKKLRKYFTPTNLSPLWVGCYDRTDKNLPKRILAYIDRLQLDQYPGGVPNTLQNTNEQWDFPNVWAPMQHMLVMGLDSLDSAEAKELAFSWAQRWVRGNYLTFNKTHAMFEKYDAQELGGHGGGGEYDVQTGFGWTNGAAMDLMNKYADRLTTGAIE, encoded by the exons TGAAATCTACTGTCATGGCGATCTGCTCAAGACGGTGCAGATGAGCGAGATCTACGCCGACTCGAAAACGTTCGTGGACATGAAGATGAAGCAATCGCCGAACGAAACGCTCGATTCGTTCCACGAGTTTATGACGGCCCAGAACAACAGTCCGACGAAGGCAAAGCTGCAAGAGTGGGTAGAGCTGAACTTTGACAAGCCTGGCGCAGAGTTTGAAGTATGGACGCCCGATGACTGGACTGCAAAACCGAAATTCCTGGAACGCATCAAGGATGCAGATTTGCGCCAGTTTGCGTCGGATCTGAATAAGATTTGGCACGATCTTGGACGCAAAATGACGACGGATGTTGCG CTCAATCCGGACCTATACTCGATCATCCACGTGGACAATCCGGTAATCGTTCCGGGTGGTCGATTCCGGGAGTTCTACTACTGGGATTCGTACTGGATCGTGAAAGGTTTGCTGCTGTCCGAAATGTACACAACCACCAAGGGCATGCTGGAGAACTTCCTGTCGATCATCCAGCGCTACGGTTTCATCCCGAACGGAGGACGTATCTACTACAGTATGCGGTCGCAACCACCACTACTGTGCGGTATGTTCAAGGCGTACGTGGAAGCCACCAACGACACCAAGTTTGCGATGGACAGCGTAGAAATTCTCGAGCGTGAGTTCCAATTCTTCATGAACAACTACGTGACGGAGGTGAACAATCATCAGCTAGCGACGTACGGGTACAAATCGAGCGGCCCCCGACCAGAATCCTACCGCGAGGACGTACTCAGTGCGGCCATCTTCGAGCGGGAGGAGGACAAACAGGACTACTACTGTGAGCTGAAGGCAGCCGCCGAAAGTGGTATGGATTTCTCGAGCCGTTGGTTCATCAAGGATGGTACGAATTCCGGTAACCTGACCGATCTCAAGTGCCGCTCGATCGTGGCGGTCGAGCTGAACGCTATCCTGTACTGGAATGCGCTCATTATTGCCGAATTTTACGGCTACCGGAACGACATCAACTCTATCgcgaaaaaggaagaatattTGGCGAAAGCGGACGAGCTTAAGAAAGCGATCAATGCGGTCCTGTGGGATGAAAAGGAAGGTGCTTGGTTTGATTACGATCTGATCAACAAGAAGCTACGCAAATACTTCACCCCAACGAACCTTTCGCCACTGTGGGTTGGATGTTACGATCGGACGGATAAGAACCTGCCGAAGCGCATCCTTGCCTACATCGACCGGCTGCAGCTGGATCAGTATCCGGGTGGTGTACCGAACACGCTGCAAAACACCAACGAGCAGTGGGACTTCCCGAACGTATGGGCACCGATGCAGCACATGCTCGTGATGGGGCTCGATTCGCTGGACAGTGCGGAAGCGAAGGAACTTGCTTTCAGCTGGGCACAGCGTTGGGTACGGGGGAACTATCTTACCTTCAACAAAACGCATGCCATGTTTGAGAAG TACGACGCACAAGAGCTCGGTGgacatggtggtggtggtgagtaCGATGTGCAGACCGGTTTCGGCTGGACCAACGGTGCCGCAATGGATCTGATGAACAAGTACGCCGACAGACTGACAACAGGTGCGATAGAGTGA
- the LOC126568031 gene encoding trehalase isoform X3: MLQTRQPVAKRRQPACTLGIVIVVCLLVGVPATVRAAALVAKEVSYIVDNRQLEALEPSCKSEIYCHGDLLKTVQMSEIYADSKTFVDMKMKQSPNETLDSFHEFMTAQNNSPTKAKLQEWVELNFDKPGAEFEVWTPDDWTAKPKFLERIKDADLRQFASDLNKIWHDLGRKMTTDVALNPDLYSIIHVDNPVIVPGGRFREFYYWDSYWIVKGLLLSEMYTTTKGMLENFLSIIQRYGFIPNGGRIYYSMRSQPPLLCGMFKAYVEATNDTKFAMDSVEILEREFQFFMNNYVTEVNNHQLATYGYKSSGPRPESYREDVLSAAIFEREEDKQDYYCELKAAAESGMDFSSRWFIKDGTNSGNLTDLKCRSIVAVELNAILYWNALIIAEFYGYRNDINSIAKKEEYLAKADELKKAINAVLWDEKEGAWFDYDLINKKLRKYFTPTNLSPLWVGCYDRTDKNLPKRILAYIDRLQLDQYPGGVPNTLQNTNEQWDFPNVWAPMQHMLVMGLDSLDSAEAKELAFSWAQRWVRGNYLTFNKTHAMFEKYDAQELGGHGGGGEYDVQTGFGWTNGAAMDLMNKYADRLTTVDANDNAEDGNGNGNGALVAYSINTGIIATILAFFVGVFGIFRRFFGR, from the exons ATGTTACAAACGCGGCAACCAGTGGCCAAACGAAGGCAACCAGCATGTACGCTGGGCATTGTGATAGTTGTCTGTCTGTTGGTCGGCGTTCCGGCGACCGTACGGGCAGCAGCCCTTGTAGCAAAAGAAGTTTCCTATATTGTCGATAATCGGCAGCTAGAAGCACTCGAGCCTTCGTGCAAGAG TGAAATCTACTGTCATGGCGATCTGCTCAAGACGGTGCAGATGAGCGAGATCTACGCCGACTCGAAAACGTTCGTGGACATGAAGATGAAGCAATCGCCGAACGAAACGCTCGATTCGTTCCACGAGTTTATGACGGCCCAGAACAACAGTCCGACGAAGGCAAAGCTGCAAGAGTGGGTAGAGCTGAACTTTGACAAGCCTGGCGCAGAGTTTGAAGTATGGACGCCCGATGACTGGACTGCAAAACCGAAATTCCTGGAACGCATCAAGGATGCAGATTTGCGCCAGTTTGCGTCGGATCTGAATAAGATTTGGCACGATCTTGGACGCAAAATGACGACGGATGTTGCG CTCAATCCGGACCTATACTCGATCATCCACGTGGACAATCCGGTAATCGTTCCGGGTGGTCGATTCCGGGAGTTCTACTACTGGGATTCGTACTGGATCGTGAAAGGTTTGCTGCTGTCCGAAATGTACACAACCACCAAGGGCATGCTGGAGAACTTCCTGTCGATCATCCAGCGCTACGGTTTCATCCCGAACGGAGGACGTATCTACTACAGTATGCGGTCGCAACCACCACTACTGTGCGGTATGTTCAAGGCGTACGTGGAAGCCACCAACGACACCAAGTTTGCGATGGACAGCGTAGAAATTCTCGAGCGTGAGTTCCAATTCTTCATGAACAACTACGTGACGGAGGTGAACAATCATCAGCTAGCGACGTACGGGTACAAATCGAGCGGCCCCCGACCAGAATCCTACCGCGAGGACGTACTCAGTGCGGCCATCTTCGAGCGGGAGGAGGACAAACAGGACTACTACTGTGAGCTGAAGGCAGCCGCCGAAAGTGGTATGGATTTCTCGAGCCGTTGGTTCATCAAGGATGGTACGAATTCCGGTAACCTGACCGATCTCAAGTGCCGCTCGATCGTGGCGGTCGAGCTGAACGCTATCCTGTACTGGAATGCGCTCATTATTGCCGAATTTTACGGCTACCGGAACGACATCAACTCTATCgcgaaaaaggaagaatattTGGCGAAAGCGGACGAGCTTAAGAAAGCGATCAATGCGGTCCTGTGGGATGAAAAGGAAGGTGCTTGGTTTGATTACGATCTGATCAACAAGAAGCTACGCAAATACTTCACCCCAACGAACCTTTCGCCACTGTGGGTTGGATGTTACGATCGGACGGATAAGAACCTGCCGAAGCGCATCCTTGCCTACATCGACCGGCTGCAGCTGGATCAGTATCCGGGTGGTGTACCGAACACGCTGCAAAACACCAACGAGCAGTGGGACTTCCCGAACGTATGGGCACCGATGCAGCACATGCTCGTGATGGGGCTCGATTCGCTGGACAGTGCGGAAGCGAAGGAACTTGCTTTCAGCTGGGCACAGCGTTGGGTACGGGGGAACTATCTTACCTTCAACAAAACGCATGCCATGTTTGAGAAG TACGACGCACAAGAGCTCGGTGgacatggtggtggtggtgagtaCGATGTGCAGACCGGTTTCGGCTGGACCAACGGTGCCGCAATGGATCTGATGAACAAGTACGCCGACAGACTGACAACAG TGGATGCCAACGATAATGCGGAGGATggtaatggaaatggaaacggTGCGCTGGTAGCATACTCCATCAATACTGGCATTATTGCCACGATTCTAGCATTCTTTGTTGGCGTGTTCGG cataTTCCGAAGGTTTTTCGGTCGATGA
- the LOC126568031 gene encoding trehalase isoform X1 encodes MLQTRQPVAKRRQPACTLGIVIVVCLLVGVPATVRAAALVAKEVSYIVDNRQLEALEPSCKSEIYCHGDLLKTVQMSEIYADSKTFVDMKMKQSPNETLDSFHEFMTAQNNSPTKAKLQEWVELNFDKPGAEFEVWTPDDWTAKPKFLERIKDADLRQFASDLNKIWHDLGRKMTTDVALNPDLYSIIHVDNPVIVPGGRFREFYYWDSYWIVKGLLLSEMYTTTKGMLENFLSIIQRYGFIPNGGRIYYSMRSQPPLLCGMFKAYVEATNDTKFAMDSVEILEREFQFFMNNYVTEVNNHQLATYGYKSSGPRPESYREDVLSAAIFEREEDKQDYYCELKAAAESGMDFSSRWFIKDGTNSGNLTDLKCRSIVAVELNAILYWNALIIAEFYGYRNDINSIAKKEEYLAKADELKKAINAVLWDEKEGAWFDYDLINKKLRKYFTPTNLSPLWVGCYDRTDKNLPKRILAYIDRLQLDQYPGGVPNTLQNTNEQWDFPNVWAPMQHMLVMGLDSLDSAEAKELAFSWAQRWVRGNYLTFNKTHAMFEKYDAQELGGHGGGGEYDVQTGFGWTNGAAMDLMNKYADRLTTGAIE; translated from the exons ATGTTACAAACGCGGCAACCAGTGGCCAAACGAAGGCAACCAGCATGTACGCTGGGCATTGTGATAGTTGTCTGTCTGTTGGTCGGCGTTCCGGCGACCGTACGGGCAGCAGCCCTTGTAGCAAAAGAAGTTTCCTATATTGTCGATAATCGGCAGCTAGAAGCACTCGAGCCTTCGTGCAAGAG TGAAATCTACTGTCATGGCGATCTGCTCAAGACGGTGCAGATGAGCGAGATCTACGCCGACTCGAAAACGTTCGTGGACATGAAGATGAAGCAATCGCCGAACGAAACGCTCGATTCGTTCCACGAGTTTATGACGGCCCAGAACAACAGTCCGACGAAGGCAAAGCTGCAAGAGTGGGTAGAGCTGAACTTTGACAAGCCTGGCGCAGAGTTTGAAGTATGGACGCCCGATGACTGGACTGCAAAACCGAAATTCCTGGAACGCATCAAGGATGCAGATTTGCGCCAGTTTGCGTCGGATCTGAATAAGATTTGGCACGATCTTGGACGCAAAATGACGACGGATGTTGCG CTCAATCCGGACCTATACTCGATCATCCACGTGGACAATCCGGTAATCGTTCCGGGTGGTCGATTCCGGGAGTTCTACTACTGGGATTCGTACTGGATCGTGAAAGGTTTGCTGCTGTCCGAAATGTACACAACCACCAAGGGCATGCTGGAGAACTTCCTGTCGATCATCCAGCGCTACGGTTTCATCCCGAACGGAGGACGTATCTACTACAGTATGCGGTCGCAACCACCACTACTGTGCGGTATGTTCAAGGCGTACGTGGAAGCCACCAACGACACCAAGTTTGCGATGGACAGCGTAGAAATTCTCGAGCGTGAGTTCCAATTCTTCATGAACAACTACGTGACGGAGGTGAACAATCATCAGCTAGCGACGTACGGGTACAAATCGAGCGGCCCCCGACCAGAATCCTACCGCGAGGACGTACTCAGTGCGGCCATCTTCGAGCGGGAGGAGGACAAACAGGACTACTACTGTGAGCTGAAGGCAGCCGCCGAAAGTGGTATGGATTTCTCGAGCCGTTGGTTCATCAAGGATGGTACGAATTCCGGTAACCTGACCGATCTCAAGTGCCGCTCGATCGTGGCGGTCGAGCTGAACGCTATCCTGTACTGGAATGCGCTCATTATTGCCGAATTTTACGGCTACCGGAACGACATCAACTCTATCgcgaaaaaggaagaatattTGGCGAAAGCGGACGAGCTTAAGAAAGCGATCAATGCGGTCCTGTGGGATGAAAAGGAAGGTGCTTGGTTTGATTACGATCTGATCAACAAGAAGCTACGCAAATACTTCACCCCAACGAACCTTTCGCCACTGTGGGTTGGATGTTACGATCGGACGGATAAGAACCTGCCGAAGCGCATCCTTGCCTACATCGACCGGCTGCAGCTGGATCAGTATCCGGGTGGTGTACCGAACACGCTGCAAAACACCAACGAGCAGTGGGACTTCCCGAACGTATGGGCACCGATGCAGCACATGCTCGTGATGGGGCTCGATTCGCTGGACAGTGCGGAAGCGAAGGAACTTGCTTTCAGCTGGGCACAGCGTTGGGTACGGGGGAACTATCTTACCTTCAACAAAACGCATGCCATGTTTGAGAAG TACGACGCACAAGAGCTCGGTGgacatggtggtggtggtgagtaCGATGTGCAGACCGGTTTCGGCTGGACCAACGGTGCCGCAATGGATCTGATGAACAAGTACGCCGACAGACTGACAACAGGTGCGATAGAGTGA